ATAACAAGTGTTACGGCTGGGATTGTATCCGGGATTATCTACCGGCGCACCTCCCCGGGCCGCCGCTGGATGGCCGCCATTGCCGCCGGGATGGCCTGCGAGGCGCTGACGATGGCGCTGATCCTGATGATGGCTGATCCCCATTCGCTGGGGGTGGATATCGTGTCGAAGATTGCTTTTCCGATGATTACCGGTCAGGTCTGTGCCGGATTGATCGTTACTCTGGTGCAGAGCGTAGAGGGAGAGAAGGAACGGATTGCCGCCATGCAGTCCAAGCTTGCGCTGGATATTGCCAACAAGACGCTGCCCTATTTCCGCAGTATTAATCCGGAGTCGCTGCGCACCATCTGCGGCATTATCAAAGACGACATCGGAGCGGATGCGGTGGCCATTACCGATACCCGGGTGATTCTGGCTTATGTCGGGGTCGGGGAAGAGTATTATGCCGAGGCCAATGAGATTATCAGTGAGGAGACCAAGCAGACGCTGAGCAGCGGGGAGATCACCATCCGCGATGATGATACGGAGTACCTGAACCGGGATATCCGCTCGCTGATCATCATTCCGCTGAAGGAGAAGGGCGAGGTGACGGGGTCACTCAAGATCTACTATACCAAGGCCCACAAAATCACCTATTCCCTCCAGGCGATGGCTGTGGGGCTGTCGCAGATCATCTCCACGCTGATGGAGGTGTCGCGGGTCGAGGGGATCAAAGAGATGGCCAACAAGGCCGAGCTCAAAGCGCTGCAAACGAGCATCAATCCCCATTTTCTGTTCAATGCGCTGAATGCCATTATCTCCTCGATCCGGGTGGACCCGGACAAGGCACGCGAGCTGATCGTCAATCTGTCGGGCTACATGCGCTATAATCTGGAGCTGAACGATGAATTCATCGACATCCGGCATGAGCTGCAGCAGGTTCAGCATTATGTCGAGATTGAGAAGGCACGCTTCGGCAGCCGCCTGAGCGTTGTGTATGATATTGATGAGCTGGCGGTGCGGATTCCGAGTCTGATTATTCAGCCGCTGGTGGAGAATGCGATTGTGCACGGTATTTTGAAGGCGAAGGGCAAGGGAACGGTAGAGATCTCAGTTAAGGACCGCGGAGACCGCGTAAGGGTGAGAATTGCCGATAGCGGAGCGGGGATCAGTGAAGAGACGATTGCGAAGGTCTACAGCGGAAGCATGGAAGGCAACAAAATCGGCCTCTACAACGTGCACCAGCGGATCAAGCTGATCTACGGCACGGGGCTGACCATCCACCGGCTGGCGAAGGGGACGGAAATCTATTTTGATGTGATAAAGGAGCAGCGATGAGAGCGATTATTGTCGAGGACGAAGTGCTGGCCAGGCAGGAGCTGGCTTATCTGATTAAGGCACACAGCGGGTTCGAGATTGCCGCGGAATTCGAGGACGGGCTGGATGCGCTGAAATATCTGCAGACGGAGCAGGTGGAGGTGATTTTCCTGGATATCAATGTGCCCTCCATCGACGGGGTATTGCTTGCGCATAATATCAGCCGGTTCGCGGTCAAGCCGTACATTGTATTCATCACCGCCTATAAGGAGCATGCCGCTGAGGCCTTCGAGATAGAAGCGTTCGATTATATTCTGAAGCCTTACAGTGAGGCGCGTATCCAAGCGATGCTGAAGAAGCTGGAAGGAGCGATCGCGGCCGGAAGCCGCCAGGGGAAGGAAGGTGCGGTTAAGCCCAGCAGCGGGAAGGTCAATCTGTGGAAAAATGAAAAGATCATCGTCGTCGATGCGGACGAGATCTATTATGCTTCGGCTCAGGAGAAGACGACGAGTGTGATCACTAAGGGGGAGGAATACAGCATGTCCTTAAGCATCAGCGAGTTTCACACCCGTCTGCCCCAGGAGCAGTTCTTCCGCTGCCACCGCTCCT
This region of Paenibacillus sp. FSL K6-1096 genomic DNA includes:
- a CDS encoding sensor histidine kinase — protein: MQYNLSILLQLFERAALLLMCLFVLTRVPRFKEIFAKGVHAPQELAMVTVIFSLFAIFGTYSGINVEGSLVNVRIIAIITGGILFGPWVGLITGVISGVHRFLIDIGGVTSLPCLITSVTAGIVSGIIYRRTSPGRRWMAAIAAGMACEALTMALILMMADPHSLGVDIVSKIAFPMITGQVCAGLIVTLVQSVEGEKERIAAMQSKLALDIANKTLPYFRSINPESLRTICGIIKDDIGADAVAITDTRVILAYVGVGEEYYAEANEIISEETKQTLSSGEITIRDDDTEYLNRDIRSLIIIPLKEKGEVTGSLKIYYTKAHKITYSLQAMAVGLSQIISTLMEVSRVEGIKEMANKAELKALQTSINPHFLFNALNAIISSIRVDPDKARELIVNLSGYMRYNLELNDEFIDIRHELQQVQHYVEIEKARFGSRLSVVYDIDELAVRIPSLIIQPLVENAIVHGILKAKGKGTVEISVKDRGDRVRVRIADSGAGISEETIAKVYSGSMEGNKIGLYNVHQRIKLIYGTGLTIHRLAKGTEIYFDVIKEQR
- a CDS encoding LytTR family DNA-binding domain-containing protein produces the protein MRAIIVEDEVLARQELAYLIKAHSGFEIAAEFEDGLDALKYLQTEQVEVIFLDINVPSIDGVLLAHNISRFAVKPYIVFITAYKEHAAEAFEIEAFDYILKPYSEARIQAMLKKLEGAIAAGSRQGKEGAVKPSSGKVNLWKNEKIIVVDADEIYYASAQEKTTSVITKGEEYSMSLSISEFHTRLPQEQFFRCHRSYIVNLSKIKEIIPWFNNTYLLRLRDLEFEVPVSRSKVKEFRQLMRL